In Listeria monocytogenes, the following proteins share a genomic window:
- the lpdA gene encoding dihydrolipoyl dehydrogenase yields MVVGDFPEERDTIVIGAGPGGYVAAIRAAQLGQKVTIIEKEYYGGVCLNVGCIPSKALITIGHRFKEAGHSDNMGITADNVNLDFTKAQEWKGGVVNKLTSGVKGLLKKNKVEMLEGEAFFVDDHSLRVIHPDSAQTYTFNNVIIATGSRPIEIPGFKYGKRVLSSTGALALTEVPKKLVVIGGGYIGTELGGAFANLGTELTILEGGPEILPTYEKDMVSLVKRNLKSKNVEMVTKALAKSAEETENGVKVTYEANGETKTIEADYVLVTVGRRPNTDEIGLEQAGVKVTERGLVEVDKQGRSNVPNIFAIGDIVPGVPLAHKASYEAKIAAEAIAGEKAENDYTALPAVVFSDPELATVGLTEKEAKEKGFDVKAAKFPFGGNGRALSLDAPEGFVRLVTRKEDGLVIGAQVAGMNASDIISEIGLAIESGITAEDIALTIHAHPSLGELTMEAAELALGRPIHM; encoded by the coding sequence ATGGTAGTAGGCGATTTTCCAGAAGAAAGAGACACCATAGTCATCGGTGCAGGCCCAGGTGGGTATGTAGCCGCAATCCGAGCTGCACAACTCGGACAAAAAGTTACCATTATTGAAAAAGAATATTACGGCGGTGTGTGCTTAAACGTGGGATGTATTCCTTCCAAAGCACTTATCACAATCGGTCACCGTTTTAAAGAAGCTGGACACTCTGATAACATGGGTATTACAGCGGACAACGTGAACTTAGATTTCACAAAAGCGCAAGAATGGAAAGGCGGCGTAGTTAACAAGCTTACATCAGGTGTTAAAGGCCTTCTTAAGAAAAATAAAGTAGAAATGTTAGAAGGAGAAGCGTTCTTCGTGGATGATCATTCCTTGCGTGTGATTCACCCTGACTCCGCTCAAACTTATACATTTAACAACGTAATCATTGCAACAGGATCTCGTCCAATCGAAATCCCAGGTTTCAAATATGGTAAACGTGTATTAAGTTCAACTGGTGCACTTGCACTAACAGAAGTTCCGAAAAAATTAGTCGTAATTGGCGGCGGATATATCGGAACAGAACTAGGTGGAGCATTCGCTAACCTTGGTACAGAACTAACTATCCTTGAAGGTGGTCCAGAAATCTTACCAACATACGAAAAAGACATGGTTTCCCTAGTTAAACGTAATCTGAAAAGCAAAAACGTTGAAATGGTTACTAAAGCACTTGCAAAATCTGCTGAAGAAACTGAAAACGGCGTTAAAGTAACGTATGAAGCTAACGGTGAAACTAAAACTATCGAAGCTGATTATGTTTTAGTAACAGTAGGTCGTCGTCCAAATACAGACGAAATCGGTTTAGAACAAGCTGGCGTTAAAGTAACAGAACGCGGTTTAGTAGAAGTTGACAAACAAGGTCGCTCGAACGTTCCTAACATTTTCGCAATTGGTGACATCGTTCCTGGTGTTCCTCTAGCTCACAAAGCTAGCTATGAAGCAAAAATCGCTGCTGAAGCAATTGCTGGCGAAAAAGCAGAAAACGATTATACAGCACTTCCAGCTGTTGTTTTCAGTGACCCAGAACTTGCTACAGTTGGTTTAACAGAAAAAGAAGCAAAAGAAAAAGGCTTTGATGTAAAAGCTGCTAAATTCCCATTCGGCGGTAACGGTCGTGCGCTTTCTTTAGATGCACCTGAAGGATTTGTTCGTCTAGTTACTCGTAAAGAAGATGGCCTAGTTATCGGTGCACAAGTTGCCGGAATGAACGCTTCTGATATTATTTCAGAAATCGGCTTAGCAATCGAATCAGGCATTACAGCAGAAGACATCGCGCTTACTATCCACGCTCACCCATCCCTTGGAGAGCTTACAATGGAAGCAGCCGAACTAGCTTTAGGTCGCCCAATTCATATGTAA
- a CDS encoding dihydrolipoyllysine-residue acetyltransferase, protein MAYSFKLPDIGEGIHEGEIVKWFVQPGDKIEEDESLFEVQNDKSVEEITSPVSGTIKEIKVAEGTVATVGQVLVTFDGVEGHEDDAEEESAAPKAESTESTPAPAQASGKGIFEFKLPDIGEGIHEGEIVKWFIQPGDKVEEDQSIFEVQNDKSVEEITSPVDGTVKDILVSEGTVATVGQVLVTFEGDFEGEASHESTPESPAEEAELTNNDATSAPATGGNGTPSSKKDPNGLVIAMPSVRKYAREKGVNIAEVAGSGKNNRVVKADIDAFLNGEQPAAATTTAQTEEKAAAPKAEKAATKQPVASSDAYPETREKLTPTRRAIAKAMVNSKHTAPHVTLMDEIEVTALMAHRKRFKEVAAEKGIKLTFLPYMVKALVATLRDFPVLNTTLDDATEELVYKHYFNVGIAADTDHGLYVPVIKNADKKSVFQISDEINELAGKARDGKLTADEMRHGSATISNIGSAGGQWFTPVINYPEVAILGVGRIAQKPIVKDGEIVAAPVLALSLSFDHRVIDGATAQKAMNNIKRLLNDPELLLMEV, encoded by the coding sequence ATGGCATATTCATTTAAATTACCGGATATCGGTGAAGGTATCCATGAAGGTGAAATCGTTAAATGGTTTGTACAACCAGGCGATAAGATTGAAGAAGATGAATCCCTATTTGAAGTACAAAACGACAAATCAGTGGAAGAAATCACTTCTCCAGTTTCAGGAACAATTAAAGAAATCAAAGTTGCTGAAGGTACAGTTGCTACAGTTGGACAAGTACTAGTAACATTTGATGGCGTAGAAGGTCACGAAGACGACGCCGAAGAAGAAAGCGCAGCGCCAAAAGCAGAATCCACAGAATCAACTCCTGCACCCGCACAAGCTAGCGGAAAAGGAATTTTTGAATTCAAATTACCAGATATTGGTGAAGGAATTCATGAAGGTGAAATTGTTAAATGGTTTATTCAACCGGGCGATAAAGTAGAAGAAGATCAGTCCATTTTTGAAGTGCAAAACGACAAATCTGTCGAAGAAATTACTTCTCCAGTAGATGGAACTGTTAAAGATATTTTAGTTAGCGAAGGAACAGTAGCAACAGTTGGTCAAGTATTAGTAACATTTGAAGGTGATTTTGAAGGAGAAGCTAGTCATGAATCTACTCCAGAATCTCCAGCAGAAGAAGCTGAACTTACAAACAACGATGCAACTTCCGCTCCAGCTACAGGTGGAAACGGAACGCCATCATCTAAAAAAGATCCTAATGGCCTTGTAATTGCAATGCCTTCTGTACGTAAATATGCGCGTGAAAAAGGCGTTAATATTGCTGAAGTAGCAGGCTCTGGAAAAAATAACCGCGTAGTTAAAGCTGATATTGATGCTTTCCTAAACGGTGAACAACCAGCTGCAGCAACAACTACTGCTCAAACAGAAGAAAAAGCAGCTGCACCAAAAGCAGAAAAAGCAGCTACAAAACAACCAGTTGCAAGCTCCGATGCTTACCCAGAAACACGCGAAAAATTAACACCAACTCGTCGTGCGATTGCAAAAGCAATGGTAAACTCAAAACATACAGCTCCACACGTCACTTTAATGGACGAAATCGAAGTAACTGCACTTATGGCACACCGCAAACGTTTCAAAGAAGTGGCTGCCGAAAAAGGTATCAAACTTACTTTCTTACCTTATATGGTGAAAGCTCTTGTTGCAACGCTTCGTGACTTCCCAGTGCTTAACACAACTTTAGATGATGCGACAGAAGAACTTGTTTACAAACATTACTTCAACGTTGGTATCGCTGCAGATACAGACCACGGTTTATACGTACCAGTAATTAAAAATGCTGATAAAAAATCCGTATTCCAAATTTCTGATGAAATCAACGAACTAGCTGGAAAAGCACGTGATGGTAAATTAACTGCTGACGAAATGCGCCACGGTTCCGCAACTATTTCTAATATCGGTTCTGCCGGCGGACAATGGTTCACTCCAGTAATTAATTACCCAGAAGTTGCTATCCTAGGAGTTGGTCGTATTGCTCAAAAACCTATCGTAAAAGATGGCGAAATTGTAGCAGCACCAGTACTAGCTCTTTCCTTGAGCTTTGACCACCGTGTAATTGACGGCGCAACTGCTCAAAAAGCAATGAACAATATTAAACGTTTATTAAACGATCCAGAATTATTACTAATGGAGGTGTAA
- a CDS encoding alpha-ketoacid dehydrogenase subunit beta — MAQKTMIQAITDALAVELEKDENVLVFGEDVGKNGGVFRATEGLQEKFGEDRVFDTPLAESGIGGLAIGLALEGFRPVPEIQFFGFVFEVMDSVAGQMARMRYRTGGTRTAPITIRAPFGGGVHTPEMHADNLEGLMAQSPGLKVVIPSTPYDAKGLLISAIRDNDPVIFLEHMKLYRSFREEVPEGEYTVEIGKAAVRREGTDVSIITYGAMVQESMKAAEALEKDGVSVEVIDLRTISPIDVETIIASVKKTNRAVVVQEAQKQAGIAANIVAEINDHAILSLEAPVMRVAAPDSVFPFSQAETVWLPNHNDIIERVKEVIAF, encoded by the coding sequence ATGGCGCAAAAAACAATGATTCAAGCGATTACAGATGCGCTTGCAGTAGAACTTGAAAAAGACGAAAACGTATTAGTTTTTGGGGAAGACGTTGGTAAAAACGGCGGCGTATTCCGTGCAACAGAAGGATTACAAGAAAAATTTGGCGAAGATCGTGTATTCGATACTCCTCTAGCAGAATCTGGTATCGGTGGTCTTGCTATCGGTCTTGCACTTGAAGGTTTCCGTCCAGTTCCAGAAATTCAATTCTTCGGTTTCGTATTTGAAGTAATGGATTCCGTTGCTGGTCAAATGGCTCGTATGCGTTACCGTACAGGCGGAACTCGTACTGCTCCAATTACAATTCGCGCACCTTTTGGTGGTGGAGTTCATACACCAGAAATGCACGCGGATAACTTAGAAGGATTAATGGCTCAATCACCTGGTTTAAAAGTGGTAATTCCATCCACTCCATATGATGCAAAAGGTCTTTTAATCTCAGCTATTCGTGATAACGATCCAGTTATCTTCTTAGAACATATGAAATTATACCGTTCTTTCCGTGAAGAAGTTCCAGAAGGCGAATACACAGTAGAAATTGGTAAAGCAGCTGTTCGTCGTGAAGGTACGGATGTTTCTATCATCACTTACGGTGCAATGGTACAAGAATCAATGAAAGCAGCAGAAGCTCTTGAAAAAGATGGCGTATCTGTAGAAGTTATTGATTTACGTACAATTAGCCCAATTGATGTGGAAACAATCATTGCTTCCGTTAAGAAAACAAACCGCGCAGTTGTAGTTCAAGAAGCGCAAAAACAAGCAGGTATTGCAGCTAATATCGTTGCTGAAATCAACGACCATGCAATCCTTTCTCTTGAAGCTCCAGTTATGCGTGTTGCTGCTCCAGATAGCGTATTCCCGTTCTCTCAAGCAGAAACAGTTTGGTTACCTAACCACAACGATATCATCGAACGTGTAAAAGAAGTTATTGCATTTTAA